Part of the Pseudobacteroides sp. genome, CCCGGAAGGTGATTATTGCTATGCTAAATTCACCAACATTAAAGAAGTGGAATACAACTGCGAAAGCTTTGAGTAATCATATTAAAACTGTTTGTATTAACCACTTCTAATATACACTTACTTATTTTTGAAGGTGTCAAAAAATCTTTTCAGTTCCTGTTTTGCTTCACTGCTTAAATAATGCCATCTTATGCCTTGAATTGCACCCTCAAGACTACAAAGAGAGCTAAAGCAGGTGTCCCCCTCAAGCAAGCGAAGCTTTGTAAAAGCTTCCTTGCTTCCGGTTCTCATAAAAGTTTCCACATCATATATTCCAATAGAGGCAAGCCGTTTTTCCATTTCTTTGCCTATATTAGGAAGCTTACTCAATTTCTCCATAACTACACTCTCCATAATCTACTTTTCCATCTGCTTTTTGGTTAAGTCAAATTTCATAATCAACCACTCTTCTCTCAAGCCTTGCTTCAAGAATAAAC contains:
- a CDS encoding TfoX/Sxy family protein, with amino-acid sequence MEKLSKLPNIGKEMEKRLASIGIYDVETFMRTGSKEAFTKLRLLEGDTCFSSLCSLEGAIQGIRWHYLSSEAKQELKRFFDTFKNK